GGGGCTGTCGCTGGAGGAGGTGGAATCGGCTGGACAGGCGGTGGGAATTTTTGCCCTGGGGGTGGTGTTTGTCTTTTTGACCCTGGCGGCTCAGTACGAAAATTATGTGGACCCCTTCATCATCATGCTGACGGTGCCATTGGCGGTGCTGGGGGCGTTGATCACGATCTTCTTGCGGGGCCTGACGGTGGATGTTTACACCCAAATCGGGTTGGTGATGCTCATCGGCATGGCCAGCAAAAACGCCATTTTGATCGTGGAGTTTGCCAACCAGTTGGTGGCGGAGGGGTTGAGTATTACCAAGGCGGCGATTGAAGCCTGCCAGGAACGGCTGCGCCCAATTCTCATGACGGCCTTATCCACCATCATTGGGGCATTGCCGTTGTGGATCGCCACGGGAGCGGGGGCGGCGGCACGGCGTTCTTTAGGAACCTGCATTATAGGGGGAATGGGCATCGCCAGCTTGCTGAGCCTGTTTGTGGTGCCCGTGCTGTACATCGTCATTAAAAGCCTGGAGGCCCGTTTCTGGAAGCGTTCCCCCGCAGACATGGCCTAGTCCTGGTATAATAGGGTTCTACGGGCGATTAGCACAGTGGTAGCGCACTTCCTTCACACGGAAGGGGTCACTGGTTCGAATCCAGTATCGCCCATATCAACGTTGATTCTCGTAGCGCTCGTAGGCCTGAACAATCCGTTGCACGAGGGGATGGCGCACCACATCAGCGGCAGTAAGATGGCAAAACCCAATCCCCGGTACACCTCGGAGCACTTGCAGGGCCACGTTTAATCCCGAATCCTCCCGGCGGCTGAGGTCCACTTGGGTGGTGTCGCCAGTAATCACCATCCGTGACCCAAAACCCAAACGGGTCAGCAGCATCTTCATTTGCCCGGCGGTGGTGTTTTGCGCCTCATCCAAGATAATAAAGGCCCGGTTGAGGGTCCGTCCCCGCATGTAGGCCAGGGGGGCCACCTCAATCACACCTCGCTCTAGCAACTGGTTCATCCGCACAGGGTCCATCAAGTCATACAGGGCGTCGTACAGGGGGCGCAAATAGGGGCTGATTTTCTGCTGCAGGTCCCCCGGCAAAAACCCCAGCTTTTCTCCCGCCTCCACCGCCGGGCGTGTGAGGATTAGCCGTTCACACTCTTGGTTTTGCAGCGCCTGGACCGCCAGCACCGCCGCTAGATAGGTTTTTCCCGTTCCCGCTGGCCCGATGCCAAACGTGATGTCGTGGGTACGAATAGTTTGTACGTACTGCCACTGTCCGGGTGTGCGGGCACAAATTTCTTCCCCCCGGCGGGTGCGGGCCAGGACCTCCCGGTGCATTTGGGTCACCAGGGTCGGATCGGGGGTGCGCAACACCATTTCAATGTCAGCTTCGGTGATGGGCTGACCCCGGCGCCAGCGATAGGCTAGAGCTTCCACCACTTGCACGCATTGCCCGATCCCCGGCTCCGCCCCCAACAGGTGCAATTCCTGCCCCCGCAGCACCACCTGCACCCCAGTCAGTTCGCTTAGACGACGCAAGTTCTTTTCTTCGGCCCCGGCCAACGCCACTGCACTGGTCCAATCCGGCAAGGGCAAAACCACCATCGGCGATGTCAGCGTTGACCTCTGCGCCGCTGTCGAGTGGGCATCCGCTCTGAACGTTCCGGCGGAGATCGATCCGGCAAAGAGGGATTGTTGAGGCCATAGATGTCCAGGTGAAAGGATTGCCCCGCCAACTGGGCCACCGCCTGCAATACGGTCAAAATGGCCTGCAACGTCCGCCCACCCCGCCCTAACACCTTCCCCCGGTCAGCATCCGCCAAGGCCATCCGCAGCCAGACCCCGCTTGCTAAAACCTCCTGATCGAGTTTCAGCTCTTCGGGGTGGCTGAGCATTGGGGTTAGCAGAAACCGCATCAACCCTTCGTAATCAGGCATGGAGCTGGTCAAACACCTTGGCCTTTTCCAAAATACTACGCACGGTCGGAGTCG
This genomic window from Gloeomargarita sp. SRBZ-1_bins_9 contains:
- a CDS encoding PhoH family protein, giving the protein MVVLPLPDWTSAVALAGAEEKNLRRLSELTGVQVVLRGQELHLLGAEPGIGQCVQVVEALAYRWRRGQPITEADIEMVLRTPDPTLVTQMHREVLARTRRGEEICARTPGQWQYVQTIRTHDITFGIGPAGTGKTYLAAVLAVQALQNQECERLILTRPAVEAGEKLGFLPGDLQQKISPYLRPLYDALYDLMDPVRMNQLLERGVIEVAPLAYMRGRTLNRAFIILDEAQNTTAGQMKMLLTRLGFGSRMVITGDTTQVDLSRREDSGLNVALQVLRGVPGIGFCHLTAADVVRHPLVQRIVQAYERYENQR
- a CDS encoding KH domain-containing protein, coding for MPDYEGLMRFLLTPMLSHPEELKLDQEVLASGVWLRMALADADRGKVLGRGGRTLQAILTVLQAVAQLAGQSFHLDIYGLNNPSLPDRSPPERSERMPTRQRRRGQR